The Xyrauchen texanus isolate HMW12.3.18 chromosome 28, RBS_HiC_50CHRs, whole genome shotgun sequence genome has a segment encoding these proteins:
- the LOC127621552 gene encoding uncharacterized protein LOC127621552 — MNLICNANRASLHTSTISLLLFLCLVGPPLSQFNPFPYVRSWSSKGHKTAKDTRSKARNRETEGKVCFMVYFKQLKGKGILNGYHGYSNLNIWDCSTRSFALLTSSNMSKSKQDQLYKLNMQRETWCRVETTSRFWNLPERKHFRCHLKNTCDFSARQSLEQRSFWMGNNNTQHPERRHFEETYRAHLV, encoded by the exons ATGAACTTAATTTGCAATGCCAACCGAGCATCTCTCCACACCTCCACAATTTCATTGCTTCTATTTCTCTGCCTTGTTGGACCCCCACTATCTCAGTTTAACCCCTTTCCATACGTGAGGTCATGGAGTTCAAAAGGACACAAGACCGCAAAAGACACCAGAAGCAAAGCACGAAATAGAGAGACAGAGGGAAAAGTCTGTTTTATGGTCTATTTTAAACAACTAAAAGGAAAG GGAATACTAAATGGTTACCATGGCTACAGCAATCTAAACATTTGGGACTGTTCCACGCGTTCTTTTGCCTTACTTACAAGTAGTAACATGTCGAAATCGAAGCAAGACCAACTGTACAAGTTGAATATGCAGAGAGAAACGTGGTGTCGCGTCGAGACAACCAGCAGGTTCTGGAATTTGCCTGAAAGAAAACATTTCCGTTGTCACCTAAAGAACACCTGTGACTTCAGTGCACGACAGAGTCTCGAGCAACGGTCTTTCTGGATGGGGAACAACAACACCCAGCATCCAGAACGAAGACACTTTGAAGAGACCT ATCGCGCTCATCTGGTGTGA
- the tatdn3 gene encoding putative deoxyribonuclease tatdn3 translates to MPTTSSLITSFSLFVYFAFTKKCARNICDVLICCKVMAREFIDCHCHMSANEFTQDTDEVIQRAKKAGLKALVAVTEGASEFEKVIQLSKIYPGFIFPCFGIHPLQGSAQDLRSVKIQDLEPFLPLFQKYRDNIVAVGEIGLDFTPWFVHTTQERDEQIKVFAKQLEMSKELDLPVNVHTRSAAKVAIATMKELGIRQALLHNFAGKTSVAMEGVQAGFCFSFPPAVSKNEQRAKLIRQIPLEHICLETDSPSLGLDKHVRNEPQNIMICCEYIAKVKGISSDVVMEVTTQNALRLFSKLKP, encoded by the exons ATGCCAACAACGAGCAGTTTAATAACaagttttagtttgtttgtttattttgcatttacaAAGAAATGTGCTCGTAATATTTGTGATGTTTTAATATGCTGCAAAGTTATGGCTAGAGAGTTCATTGACTGTCACTGTCACATGTCAGCAAACGAGTTTACACAG GACACAGATGAAGTTATTCAGAGAGCTAAAAAG gcTGGATTGAAAGCTCTGGTTGCTGTTACAGAGGGAGCCAGTGAGTTTGAGAAAGTTATTCAGTTGtcaaaaat ATATCCTGGTTTTATATTCCCTTGTTTTGGCATTCATCCCCTTCAAGGATCTGCACAAGACTTGCGTAGTGTCAAGATTCag GACCTGGAGCCATTCCTTCCTTTGTTCCAGAAGTACAGAGATAATATTGTTGCAGTTGGCGAG ATTGGTCTTGACTTTACTCCCTGGTTTGTTCATACTACTCAAGAGCGTGATGAACAGATAAAAGTCTTTGCAAAACAACTTGAAATGTCTAAAGAATTGGATTTGCCAGT GAATGTACATACCCGCTCGGCAGCCAAGGTTGCCATAGCCACAATGAAAGAACTAG GGATTAGACAAGCTTTATTGCATAACTTTGCTGGGAAGACATCAGTTGCCATGGAAGGTGTTCAGGCTGGATTCTGCTTCTCGTTTCCTCCTGCTGTCAGCAAAAATGAGCAG AGAGCGAAATTAATCAGACAAATTCCACTGGAGCACATTTGCCTGGAGACAGACTCTCCATCCTTGGGGCTTGACAAACAT GTTAGAAATGAGCCCCAAAACATAATGATCTGCTGTGAATACATTGCAAAAGTAAAGGGCATCTCCTCAGATGTGGTTATGGAAGTCACAACACAAAATGCCCTTCGATTGTTTTCTAAGTTAAAaccttga
- the nsl1 gene encoding kinetochore-associated protein NSL1 homolog, with amino-acid sequence MAEEDRASWEDFRVNVDSKRTVREQIEKYKDLLKKLLNGQCNMSEEDKATLLQEIVVNFEFTVQENIVIDGLSWDETTEDYCADYESKVNDLLDEKIVETAWKRSSYPKQIRNQVVRSLKAERKLMGLYEQAVKPQDIKSDPVQDTIIKNVSAAAPTMFKQASTSMKSLKSLKHAADGLRQVLDMQPSAESVEIYREVFGSSVGDGCPDLHNRLPSTIKRAVSDAEYSGDYVPALKIIYNEINVNKM; translated from the exons ATGGCAGAAGAAGATCGTGCTAGCTGGGAAGATTTCAGAGTAAATGTCGATTCTAAAAGAACTGTTCGTGAACAGATTGAAAAGTATAAAGACTTATTAAAAAAGCTGTTAAATGGCCAATGTAACATGTCCGAGGAGGACAAGGCCACACTGCTACAAGAAATTGTTGTG AACTTTGAGTTCACGGTGCAAGAAAATATAGTAATTGATGGCTTATCATGGGACGAGACAACAGAGGATTATTGTGCAG ACTATGAGAGCAAGGTAAATGATTTGCTGGATGAGAAGATTGTAGAGACCGCCTGGAAGCGCAGCTCTTACCCAAAGCAAATACGCAACCAGGTTGTGCGATCATTGAAGGCGGAGAGAAAACTCATG GGTTTGTATGAGCAGGCAGtgaagccacaagacataaagtcAGATCCAGTTCAAG ACACTATCATCAAAAATGTGTCCGCTGCTGCCCCTACAATGTTTAAGCAAGCCAGTACATCTATGAAG TCTCTGAAAAGTCTGAAGCATGCAGCTGATGGCTTGCGTCAAGTCTTAGACATGCAGCCTTCAGCAGAGTCAGTGGAAATCTACAGAGAGGTATTTGGCAGTTCAGTAGGAGATGGCTGTCCAGACCTTCATAACAGGCTCCCCTCCACCATCAAAAGAGCTGTATCTGATGCAGAGTACAGTGGGGACTATGTTCCAGCTCTAAAAATCATCTATAATGAgataaatgtgaataaaatgtaa